A single region of the Cucumis melo cultivar AY chromosome 3, USDA_Cmelo_AY_1.0, whole genome shotgun sequence genome encodes:
- the LOC103485468 gene encoding pentatricopeptide repeat-containing protein At5g14080 — protein sequence MRPHLPELATRLSRAILSISNQTSPAGSWTPSLEQNLHRLGFRQTLNPSLVSQVIDPHLLSHYSLALGFFNWASQQPGFTHNSDSYNSILKSLSLSRHFGPIHSLLKQVKTQKIGLDLSVYRSVIDSLIIAKKTHDAFLVFNEVTSITHIIGSELCNSLLAALSSDGFYEQATKVFDEMSLKCIPFNTLGLGVFIWKVCRNTDVVKVLNMIDDVRTNNSDVNGSIIATLIIHGLCGASRLVEASNILDELKNRGCKPDFLTYWILGEAFQSAGNVVDREKILKKKRKLGVAPRLNDYKEYLFALIAGKRIREAKELGEVIVKGNFPMDEEVSNVLIGSVASVDPYSAIMFFKFMVEKGRFPTLLTLRNLSRNLCKHGKTDELLEVFQVLCIKNYFNDLDRYHLRISFLCKAGKVKEAYGVLQEMKKNGFAPDASFYNSVLEACCREDLLRPARKLWDEMFASGCSGNLKTYSILIQKFSKSNQIEEALVLYSHMLGKNVEPDIAIYTSLLQGLCQGSQLETAFEVFSKSVEQDVNLAATLLSTFILCLCKVGHFHAASKLLRGLASGIAHPDSHVTLLKGFADAGEVPLAKQHVEWVHETSPSMLSVISTELLAFLPSSPKADPILQILQTIQELSRFSN from the exons ATGAGACCCCATTTGCCAGAATTAGCTACTCGGTTGAGCAGAGCCATACTTTCAATTTCAAATCAAACAAGCCCGGCTGGATCATGGACCCCTTCACTGGAGCAGAATTTGCATCGACTCGGCTTTCGCCAAACGCTGAATCCATCTCTCGTCTCTCAAGTCATCGACCCTCATCTTCTTTCCCATTACTCCCTCGCTCTTGGTTTCTTCAATTGGGCTTCTCAGCAACCTGGGTTCACCCACAATTCCGATTCCTACAATTCCATTCTCAAGTCTCTCTCCCTTTCACGCCATTTTGGGCCCATTCATAGTCTCCTGAAACAGGTAAAAACTCAGAAAATTGGCCTCGACTTATCAGTTTATCGCTCTGTTATTGATTCCTTGATCATTGCCAAGAAGACCCATGATGCTTTTTTGGTTTTTAATGAGGTTACTTCAATTACTCATATTATTGGATCCGAGCTGTGTAATTCGCTTTTGGCTGCTCTCTCTTCTGATGGGTTTTATGAGCAAGCCACGAAGGTTTTCGATGAAATGTCTCTTAAATGTATTCCTTTTAACACTCTTGGATTGGGTGTGTTTATATGGAAGGTTTGTAGAAATACTGATGTAGTTAAAGTTTTGAACATGATAGATGATGTCAGGACCAATAATTCGGATGTCAATGGTTCTATCATTGCCACGTTGATCATTCATGGACTCTGTGGGGCATCTAGACTTGTAGAAGCTTCAAATATTTTGGATGAGCTTAAGAATAGGGGTTGCAAGCCTGACTTTTTGACGTACTGGATTCTTGGAGAAGCATTTCAATCAGCAGGGAATGTGGTTGACAGGGAGAAAATcctgaagaagaagagaaagttgGGGGTAGCTCCTAGGCTTAATGATTATAAGGAGTACTTATTTGCTTTAATAGCTGGGAAACGGATACGTGAAGCTAAAGAGTTAGGTGAAGTTATTGTCAAAGGAAATTTTCCTATGGATGAAGAGGTTTCTAATGTGCTGATAGGGTCAGTGGCTTCCGTTGATCCTTACTCTGCTATTATGTTCTTCAAGTTCATGGTTGAAAAAGGGAGATTTCCAACTCTCTTGACTTTAAGAAATCTGAGTAGAAATCTGTGCAAGCATGGAAAAACTGACGAACTGTTGGAAGTTTTCCAAGTTCTGTGTATAAAAAACTACTTCAATGATTTAGATAGATATCATTTAAGAATTTCATTCTTATGCAAGGCTGGAAAGGTGAAAGAGGCCTATGGTGTTTTGCAGGAGATGAAGAAAAATGGATTTGCCCCGGATGCATCTTTTTACAATTCTGTCCTGGAAGCATGTTGTAGAGAAGATTTGCTTCGGCCTGCTAGGAAACTGTGGGATGAGATGTTTGCTAGTGGCTGTAGTGGTAATTTGAAGACGTATAGCATCCTCATTCAGAAGTTTTCAAAATCCAATCAAATCGAGGAAGCTTTGGTGCTTTACAGTCATATGCTTGGAAAAAACGTCGAACCCGACATTGCAATCTACACGTCCCTGCTTCAAGGGCTTTGTCAGGGTTCACAACTTGAAACTGCTTTTGAAGTCTTTAGCAAGTCTGTTGAACAGGATGTAAATCTTGCGGCAACCTTGCTGAGCACCTTTATCTTGTGTCTGTGTAAAGTAG GTCATTTCCATGCTGCTTCAAAATTACTCCGTGGTCTAGCAAGCGGCATCGCTCATCCAGACTCTCATGTAACTTTACTGAAAGGTTTTGCAGATGCTGGAGAGGTTCCACTCGCTAAGCAGCATGTAGAGTGGGTTCATGAAACTTCTCCATCAATGTTGTCTGTTATATCCACCGAGTTATTAGCATTTCTTCCTTCCTCTCCAAAAGCAGATCCAATTTTACAGATTCTTCAAACAATACAAGAACTATCACGATTCAGCAATTGA
- the LOC103485467 gene encoding ACT domain-containing protein ACR6, whose product MDNEYDKLIRRLNPPRVVIDNNACKDATVIQVDSMNKHGILLKVVQVLMDMNLIITKAYISSDGGWFMDVFNVITYEGNKIRDQEVINAIQMRLEVDASFVPSLRESVGVMPSEDHTSIELSGTDRPGLLSEVCAVLADLHCNVVNADVWTHNNRAAAVVHVTDDATGRAINDPQRLLTIKELLCNVLRGNGELKEAKMTLSPPGVTSTDRRLHQIMLADRDYERAVKTKLEVEDKNLRPHVTVLDCSEKDYTVITTRSRDRPKLLFDVLCTLTDMEYVVFHGMVNTGRVEAYLEFYIRHKDGLPISSEAERDRVLHCLEAAIERRESEGLKLELCAEDRVGLLSDITRIFRENSLCIRRAEIATKRGKAKDIFYVTDMTGTTIDTKVIESIRKQIGDAMLQVKHNSCLSETPPKETTAGFFLGYFFKARTFQNFKLIRSYS is encoded by the exons ATGGACAACGAGTACGATAAACTCATCAGGAGGTTGAACCCACCCAG AGTTGTGATTGACAATAACGCTTGTAAGGATGCTACTGTCATCCAG GTTGACAGTATGAACAAACATGGGATTCTCTTGAAAGTTGTCCAAGTTCTCATGGATATGAACCTAATAATTACCAAAGCTTATATCTCCTCTGATGGAGGTTGGTTCATGGATG TTTTTAATGTTATCACTTATGAGGGAAACAAAATCAGAGATCAAGAAGTGATAAACGCCATTCAAATG AGGCTTGAAGTTGATGCGAGTTTCGTGCCATCATTAAGGGAGTCGGTTGGTGTGATGCCCTCCGAAGATCACACCTCAATTGAGCTGTCTGGTACTGACAGGCCTGGTTTATTGTCTGAAGTTTGTGCCGTTCTTGCGGACCTTCACTGTAATGTAGTAAATGCTGATGTTTGGACACACAATAATAGGGCTGCAGCTGTAGTACATGTGACAGATGATGCCACTGGCAGAGCGATCAACGATCCCCAGAGGCTCTTAACAATCAAAGAGTTATTGTGCAATGTTCTTAGAGGGAATGGCGAGTTAAAGGAAGCTAAAATGACCCTTTCTCCTCCTGGGGTCACCAGTACAGACAGAAGGCTGCATCAGATCATGCTGGCTGATAGAGATTATGAAAGGGCTGTTAAAACCAAGCTTGAGGTTGAAGATAAGAACTTGAGACCTCATGTTACTGTCTTGGATTGCTCTGAGAAGGATTATACTGTGATTACTACCAGATCTCGAGATCGACCTAAGCTACTCTTTGATGTCCTTTGCACTTTGACTGACATGGAATATGTTGTCTTTCATGGGATGGTCAACACTGGGAGGGTGGAAGCTTATCTG GAATTTTACATAAGACATAAGGATGGGTTGCCGATTAGCTCCGAAGCGGAAAGGGATAGAGTATTGCACTGTCTTGAAGCAGCTATTGAAAGAAGGGAGTCTGAG GGGCTTAAGCTAGAACTGTGTGCAGAAGACAGAGTTGGGCTTCTCTCAGACATCACAAGAATATTTAGGGAGAACAGCCTATGTATTAGGAGAGCAGAAATAGCCACCAAACGAGGAAAAGCAAAAGACATTTTCTATGTCACAGACATGACAGGAACCACCATCGATACAAAAGTCATCGAGTCCATTCGAAAACAGATCGGTGATGCCATGCTACAAGTGAAACACAACTCATGCCTCTCCGAAACACCTCCAAAGGAGACGACAGCAGGATTCTTCTTAGGGTACTTCTTCAAAGCAAGAACTTTTCAGAATTTCAAATTGATAAGATCCTATTCTTGA